A stretch of Coccidioides posadasii str. Silveira chromosome 2, complete sequence DNA encodes these proteins:
- the MCD4 gene encoding Glycosyl phosphatidyl inositol anchor synthesis (EggNog:ENOG410PGMQ~COG:T~TransMembrane:16 (i7-30o471-497i509-528o534-550i571-592o598-618i625-644o650-669i690-714o726-745i750-768o774-790i842-863o883-906i918-937o949-969i)~BUSCO:1213at33183): MARLGRVGFLALAIIFHLIYTYSIFDIYFVSPIVSGMRPCGVEREPGAKAPAKRLFLFVGDGLRADKAFQSFPDPSPPPDACPDASSCDGEYLKPRPLAPFIRSRVLHHGTFGVSHTRVPTESRPGHVALIAGLYEDVSAVTTGWKLNPVNFDSVFNRSRHTWSWGSPDILPMFKEGAVPGRIDAETYGEEAEDFTQDATKLDIWVFDKVKALFSRAKEDPELNARLRDDKLVFFLHLLGLDTSGHAYRPYSREYLHNIKVVDQGVREITELVENFYGDDETAFVFTADHGMSDWGSHGDGHPDNTRTPLVVWGSGVAKPKISHWGVAPGHEDGFSSDWNLDHVHRHDVAQADVAALMAYLAGLDFPANSVGKLPLDYIDATLKEKANAALANAQGVLEIYHVKEEHKRSSTLRYKPYGPFASPDSSPDSQVSAIQKLISKQKYEEAISHSSSLLEEALDGLRYLQTYDWLFLRTIVTAGYLGWIAYALTTVIDLHVLHQTSQSVRTTFTTSFFSSVLVGLYSVLWVQKSSWRYYAYAIFPVFFWEEVVARRDALKAGRQILLGHIRTFSGYFSFSLQLVIYIGVLEALVQSYFHREIYTACYLIACFWPAFYGFDFLSRNKVVVSTWVIGCGLLSVFTLLPVIKIESSNTITLGGALMFATGLLYLAFEESITLQSKQAAKSSLRKGSRIVMGIQVGLILLAIIVTRSSIASIQAKKGLPFGNQIVGWIIMVSSLLLPFVHKLYPNSHYLHRLIILFLAFSPTFIILTISYEGLFYFTFCVSLLTWVRLEHSIYVHTSSYHTTSKTPTDQGITTGRTESLRVSLSTAIQNRRHRSLTVSDARIALFFLFLLQSAFFSTGNIASISSFSLESVCRLIPIFNPFSQGALLILKILIPFAVISANLGILNHRLGVAPSALFMIVMSISDVMTLNFFYMVRDEGSWLDIGTTISHFCIASGMSVFVAGLEFLSEVFISGIEFQSDDRVSSGKPGEPNVSVETNGKLHEPARGSSSKPNIPGKRGFVENGLVSSTDRTAKVVN; this comes from the exons ATGGCCCGCCTTGGTCGTGTCGGGTTTTTGGCCCTGGCTATAATTTTCCATTTGATTTACACCTACTCGATCTTCGATATCTATTTTGTCAGCCCAATCGTGAGTGGAATGCGACCTTGTGGCGTGGAGCGCGAACCCGGAGCCAAAGCACCCGCGAAGCGATTGTTCCTGTTTGTCGGAGACGGTCTCCGTGCTGACAAGGCTTTTCAATCCTTTCCCGACCCGTCTCCGCCTCCAGACGCATGCCCCGATGCTTCCAGCTGCGATGGAGAATATCTCAAACCGAGGCCACTTGCTCCGTTCATCCGCTCGCGCGTCCTCCACCACGGTACATTCGGCGTGTCTCACACCCGCGTTCCTACGGAGTCGAGACCGGGACATGTTGCACTCATCGCAGGGTTGTACGAAGACGTTTCGGCGGTTACAACAGGTTGGAAATTGAATCCAGTCAACTTCGATAGTGTCTTCAATCGCAGTAGGCATACCTGGAGCTGGGGGAGCCCGGATATCCTTCCTATGTTTAAGGAGGGTGCCGTTCCCGGAAGAATCGATGCGGAAACATACGGTGAGGAGGCCGAGGATTTCACCCAGGATGCAACAAAGCTGGATATATGGGTGTTTGATAAAGTGAAAGCGCTGTTCTCAAGGGCAAAAGAGGATCCGGAGCTGAATGCAAGGTTGAGAGACGATAAGCTAGTCTTTTTCCTGCATCTCTTGGGTCTGGATACGTCCGGTCATGCTTATCGACCATACTCAAGGGAATATCTACACAACATAAAAGTTGTCGATCAAGGAGTCCGTGAAATTACTGAATTAGTTGAGAATTTCTACGGTGATGATGAAACTGCCTTCGTTTTCACCGCTGATCATGGTATGAGTGACTGGGGTAGCCATGGTGATGGCCACCCAGATAACACCCGTACGCCACTTGTTGTCTGGGGCTCCGGGGTCGCTAAACCAAAAATTTCCCATTGGGGAGTTGCTCCCGGTCACGAAGACGGTTTCTCATCGGACTGGAACCTGGATCATGTTCATCGGCATGACGTTGCTCAGGCCGATGTTGCTGCCCTCATGGCTTATTTGGCTGGGCTCGACTTTCCTGCCAATTCCGTGGGCAAGCTTCCGCTTGATTATATCGATGCGACTTTAAAGGAGAAGGCGAATGCTGCTTTGGCCAACGCTCAAGGAGTCCTTGAAATATACCACGTGAAGGAGGAGCACAAGAGGTCCTCTACACTACGGTACAAGCCATATGGGCCATTTGCCAGCCCCGACAGTTCGCCAGATTCCCAGGTATCCGCAATCCAAAAGCTAATTTCTAAGCAAAAATACGAGGAAGCAATCAGTCACTCATCAAGTCTATTAGAGGAGGCACTGGACGGATTGCGCTACCTCCAGACGTACGACTGGCTCTTCCTGCGAACCATTGTTACCGCGGGCTATCTTGGATGGATTGCTTATGCTTTAACCACCGTTATAGACCTCCATGTTTTACACCAAACTTCTCAATCTGTCCGGACTACCTTCACCACGagctttttttcttccgtCCTAGTTGGtctatactccgtattatGGGTTCAGAAGTCCTCCTGGCGTTATTATGCATATGCCATATTCCCAGTATTTTTCTGGGAAGAAGTTGTTGCAAGGCGAGACGCGCTTAAAGCCGGACGACAGATCCTCTTAGGCCATATTCGAACCTTTTCGGGTTATTTCTCGTTCTCACTCCAGTTAGTGATATATATTGGAGTATTAGAGGCTCTTGTTCAATCTTATTTTCACCGAGAGATCTACACTGCCTGTTATCTAATTGCTTGTTTTTGGCCGGCCTTTTACGGATTCGACTTCCTCTCTCGCAACAAAGTCGTTGTCTCTACTTGGGTTATTGGGTGTGGTTTATTGAGTGTTTTCACTCTTCTCCCAGTGATCAAAATTGAAAGCTCGAATACAAT CACCCTTGGAGGCGCACTTATGTTTGCCACGGGCCTCCTCTACCTCGCATTTGAGGAGAGCATCACCCTTCAATCGAAACAAGCCGCAAAAAGCTCCCTTCGCAAGGGATCACGCATTGTTATGGGAATTCAA GTCGGTCTGATTCTACTCGCCATTATTGTTACAAGGTCAAGTATTGCATCAATACAAGCTAAGAAGGGTTTACCATTTGGCAATCAAATTGTTGGATGGATCATTATGG TTTCTTCGCTTTTGCTCCCCTTCGTGCACAAACTCTATCCAAATAGCCATTATCTTCATCGCCTTATCATACTCTTCCTTGCATTCTCACCGACGTTTATCATCCTCACTATCTCCTACGAAGGACTCTTCTATTTTACATTCTGTGTATCGCTTCTCACATGGGTGAGACTTGAACACAGCATATACGTACATACGTCGAGCTACCATACGACCTCCAAAACACCTACCGATCAGGGAATCACGACCGGGAGGACAGAGAGCCTTCGGGTTTCACTCTCTACCGCAATCCAAAATCGCAGGCACCGCAGCCTAACCGTCTCCGATGCCCGCATCGccctctttttccttttcctcctACAGTCCGCATTTTTCAGCACTGGCAACATCGCTTCTATCTCCTCATTCTCTCTTGAGAGCGTTTGTCGCCTCATCCCTATCTTCAATCCCTTCTCCCAGGGCGCCCTCCTCATTCTCAAGATCCTCATCCCATTCGCCGTGATCAGCGCGAATCTCGGCATTCTCAATCACCGGCTAGGCGTCGCTCCGTCCGCCTTATTCATGATCGTTATGTCAATTAGCGACGTGATGACCTTGAACTTCTTTTATATGGTTCGAGACGAAGGGAGCTGGCTCGATATCGGAACAACCATCAGCCACTTTTGTATTGCGAGCGGGATGTCCGTCTTTGTGGCAGGGTTAGAATTCCTAAGTGAGGTCTTCATTTCGGGAATCGAGTTTCAAAGCGATGATCGCGTATCCTCTGGCAAACCGGGCGAGCCAAACGTTTCGGTCGAGACAAATGGGAAGTTACACGAGCCAGCCAGAGGATCTTCGTCAAAACCCAACATCCCGGGGAAGCGTGGCTTTGTCGAAAATGGACTCGTATCTTCCACCGACCGTACGGCAAAAGTGGTCAATTAA
- the CTF1 gene encoding Transcriptional activator of fatty acid utilization (EggNog:ENOG410PH0A~COG:K~TransMembrane:1 (o584-602i)~BUSCO:1925at33183): MSQLIAGTEPESDREMTDREPSAPITAPTSTVTPAADADPGVQAGVEGEKPSTNPPKPGAGATPTTSSGHPSFRRQRASRACETCHARKVRCDAASLGVPCTNCVAFSIECKIPTPKRKKNQKAKDAANDESGSTGAKPTQREGSGGPRSRPVDGMPVTSLTEAEAAQQAQQNHSYAQFMKPKFARAPITEAGRVAYLGESSNLSILVHDRHGTTDVVHYPLPESIRGSRARLTELDSLEIDILHQRGAFLLPPRSLCDELVDAYFKWVAPAVPIINRSRFMKRYRDPKNPPSILLLQAVLLAGSRVCTNPQLMDANGSTTPAATTFYKRAKSLFDANYEDDRVTIVQALVLMGWYWEGPEDVTKNVFYWTRVAIIVAQGSGMHRSVEASQLSRADKRLWKRIWWTLFTRDRSVAVALGRPVNINIDDSDVEMLTEDDFIEDEADSPAEFPPDPTHVQFFLQYVKLCEIMGLVLSQQYSVASKYRRTNAMDLTHSDMALADWLQNCPREVYWDRNRHHFWSALLHSHYYTTLCLLHRAHMPPATGAHTTSADGLAYPSRTIAFQAAAMITSIVENLQAHDQLKYTPAFIVYSLFSALIMHVYQMRSSVPSVVSTTQDRIGVCMQALKDVSKVWLVAKMVCTLFESILGNKALEERLQRAAGKRHQKQKSKKDVVHPPKKPEPPKRKFDDLDISIPNGPPSHQVSYERSRPQTPAATPSIQPAQIATTGATQMSPQPHHRGSKDGLLGPSGHGGNTRPTSPFNPSFSMPTTPPDFFLVTRNSPNLSQSLWENFQPDQLFPDGTNITGTGFSPSSGNAVDPQLHMSQHLQPTGMGSQAMGMHQQQQHLPSRGPRAPHESPTMMQGMPGMGAMGHQQHLQPGMAMQTQPWVFDGNMHIDASSQDDNWSNSSRGQGPVVPPTLNVEDWFQFFGINGIDSLGIDQM, from the exons ATGAGCCAACTCATCGCTGGAACCGAGCCCGAATCCGATCGAGAAATGACTGACCGTGAGCCATCAGCACCAATAACGGCACCTACTTCGACCGTCACACCAGCGGCGGACGCAGACCCCGGAGTCCAGGCAGGCGTCGAAGGCGAAAAGCCATCCACGAATCCTCCTAAACCTGGCGCTGGTGCAACGCCGACAACTTCTTCTGGCCACCCTAGTTTTCGAAG ACAACGTGCGTCGCGAGCTTGTGAG ACATGTCATGCTAGGAAG GTGCGGTGTGATGCTGCAAGTCTTGGTGTGCCCTGCACCAACTGCGTCGCCTTCTCCATCGAATGCAAGATCCCGACTCCCAAGCGAAAGAAGAACCAAAAAGCTAAAGATGCAGCCAA TGACGAAAGCGGCTCTACCGGCGCGAAGCCCACTCAAAGAGAGGGTTCTGGAGGCCCACGGAGCAGGCCTGTTGATGGAATGCCAGTGACCTCCTTGACAGAAGCCGAGGCTGCCCAACAGGCTCAACAGAACCACTCTTATGCCCAATTCATGAAACCGAAGTTTGCGCGAGCGCCGATCACGGAAGCTGGTCGAGTGGCATACCTTGGAGAATCATCGAATCTGTCCATATTAGTCCACGACCGACACGGGACCACGGACGTCGTTCACTATCCTCTTCCTGAGAGCATTAGAGGCTCGAGGGCCCGGCTCACCGAATTAGATAGTCTCGAAATCGACATTCTACATCAGCGAGGCGCGTTCCTTCTCCCGCCACGGTCGCTTTGTGACGAGCTGGTCGACGCATATTTCAAATGGGTTGCACCCGCTGTTCCTATAATTAACCGCAGTCGCTTCATGAAGCGCTATCGAGATCCCAAGAACCCCCCTTCGATTCTGCTCCTACAGGCGGTACTTCTCGCTGGCTCGAGAGTCTGCACAAATCCGCAGTTAATGGATGCGAATGGGTCGACTACCCCGGCTGCAACTACATTCTATAAACGGGCGAAATCCCTTTTCGATGCCAATTATGAAGACGATAGGGTGACTATCGTTCAAGCCTTGGTATTGATGGGGTGGTACTGGGAGGGTCCCGAAG ACGTTACCAAGAACGTCTTTTATTGGACTCGAGTCGCTATAATCGTCGCACAAGGATCCGGCATGCATCGAAG TGTTGAAGCATCACAGCTTAGCAGAGCGGATAAAAGACTATGGAAAAGAATTTGGTGGACTCTATTCACCCGAGATCGATCTGTTGCTGTCGCCCTGGGACGACCTGTTAATATCAACATCGACGACTCTGACGTGGAGATGCTTACGGAGGACGATTTCATTGAAGATGAAGCTGACTCTCCGGCCGAGTTCCCCCCTGATCCGACTCACGTCCAGTTCTTCCTGCAGTACGTTAAGTTATGCGAGATTATGGGCCTTGTGCTGTCACAGCAATACTCGGTTGCTTCAAAATACCGGAGGACGAATGCGATGGATTTGACTCACAGTGACATGGCGTTGGCAGACTGGCTGCAGAATTGTCCTAGAGAAGTGTACTGGGATAGAAATCGTCATCATTTCTGGTCGGCTCTGCTGCATTCGCACTACTA CACAACCTTGTGTCTATTACATCGGGCACATATGCCTCCTGCCACCGGTGCACATACTACTTCCGCTGATGGATTGGCCTATCCATCGCGCACTATCGCTTTTCAGGCTGCTGCCATGATTACATCGATAGTGGAAAATTTACAGGCCCACGATCAACTTAAATATACTCCTGCATTTAT TGTCTATAGTTTGTTTTCTGCCCTAATTATGCACGTTTATCAGATGCGGTCGTCTGTTCCGAGCGTTGTCTCTACAACGCAGGACAGGATCGGTGTCTGCATGCAGGCTTTGAAGGATGTTTCCAAAGTTTGGCTGGTCGCCAAGATGGTTTGCACTCTCTTTGAGTCCATCCTCGGGAACAAGGCACTAGAGGAACGCCTCCAGAGAGCTGCAGGAAAACGacatcagaagcagaagTCCAAGAAAGATGTCGTTCATCCGCCGAAGAAGCCCGAACCTCCGAAGCGCAAGTTCGACGACTTGGATATTTCCATTCCTAACGGTCCTCCCTCCCATCAAGTCTCGTACGAACGGTCACGCCCGCAAACGCCAGCCGCTACGCCTTCTATCCAACCCGCCCAAATAGCTACCACGGGCGCAACTCAAATGTCCCCACAACCCCATCATCGAGGCTCCAAAGATGGCCTCTTGGGTCCGTCAGGCCATGGGGGTAATACCCGCCCAACATCTCCATTCAACCCATCGTTCTCCATGCCTACTACTCCTCCAGACTTTTTCCTTGTCACCCGAAATTCGCCTAATTTATCACAATCCCTTTGGGAGAATTTCCAACCGGATCAACTGTTTCCAGATGGAACAAATATAACCGGTACCGGGTTTTCACCCTCCTCTGGAAATGCGGTTGATCCACAGCTGCATATGTCACAGCATTTGCAACCAACTGGAATGGGTTCACAGGCAATGGGAATGCatcagcaacagcaacatcTTCCATCACGAGGGCCACGTGCACCGCATGAAAGTCCCACAATGATGCAAGGCATGCCGGGGATGGGAGCAATGGGGCATCAGCAGCACTTGCAACCTGGGATGGCGATGCAGACCCAGCCATGGGTGTTTGACGGCAATATGCACATAGACGCCTCAAGTCAAGATGATAATTGGAGCAACAGTTCGAGAGGTCAGGGGCCCGTTGTGCCTCCGACTTTAAACGTTGAAGATTG GTTTCAATTCTTTGGGATTAATGGCATCGACAGCCTAGGGATAGATCAGATGTGA